The region GAGAATTCTTGCCGCCCACTCCCTCGCCCCGGCGGGCATACCCGGCAGCCAGTCGGCGAAGATGCGGCCGAATAATCTTTCCAGGCTGTTCATTTCCAATCTCCTCCCAGTTTTCTTTCCTAATAATGATATGTCCGCGCGGCGGAAAAAAGTACGCCGACCGGGTTGTAATCGGCGGGCGGGTGTGCTATACTTTAATCAAGCACCATCCTTACAGAGACTCAGGGTTCGTAATTTGCAAGCGCGTTGAAAGTCAGTCTTTCCGAGCCTAGCAAGTAGCAACCGGTCCAAAAGGGTAGTGTTTTTCGTTTCCCCTGCAAGATTTCGACTCACAGATTCGTGTACCAGTCAGCCCAAGCGAAGATGCAAACGAGTGTAATGGAGGTTTCCAGTCTGTCAGTATCGGTTATACTGTAAGGATGGTGCTTAACGGGGGGAGGCGCAAGCCTCCCCCTCGGTTTTGTTTTCGGCCGCCGATAAGTCCTCATCTGCGCCGTTGTGGTGGGCTTATCGGCGGCCTCTTTTGCTATTAACATCGTTTGTGGGCATGCTAACTGCGGAGGTGATGTCCGTGAAAAACCGCGGTTTCGATATGCAGCCCGAGTTTGACGTCCATACGTCGGAGGCGCCGCCGGTGAATTATTTCCCGCCCCGCACGGGCGGACAGATCCAGGACGAGTTGCGGGCGGGCGGCGACGGTCGGCCGAGCGCCAGGCAGACCGCGGGCGACCCGGAGGATTTCAGCAACGCGGCCAGCGACGCCACGGCGAACACGCCGGTCAAGCCCCGCTCCGAGCCGCGCTTGTCGTGAGGCGCACAAAAATCCCCGCCGCTGGCGGGGATTTTTATTATCGGCCGGGGATACGGTCCTCGCAGGGCACGGCGGTCTGGCATTTCCCGCAGCCGTACCGCGGCTGAAAGCGAATTTTCACGGCGTCGAGGTAATCCGAGCAGGGCTGGTGGCGCTTGCCGTTCCCGTCGATGGCGGCCGGCGGGCAGCGGCCGATGCAGGCGCCGCAGTTGGTGCAGTATTCGTGGGTGCCGGTGTAGGGGCGCGGGGTGGGCTCAAGCGCCAGGCTGGTGACGAGGCTGCCGAGCCGGCCGGCGGCACCGCGGGTGGTGATGAGGGAGCAGTTGAGGCTGAAGGTTCCCAGGCCGGCGATGTGGGCGACATGCCGCTCCGACCAGTTGCTGCGCCGCTCTACGACGGCGAAGCGCGGTTCAAGGACGGGCACGAGGGCCTGGTGGCCGGCCTGAGCGAGGAGGTCGGCCAGGTGGCGGCGCAGCGCGTCGTTGAACATTTCCCCTTCGAACCGGCCGTAGAGCCATTCGGCGGCGGGCAGGCCGGGCTGGCGATTGGCGTGGCGCACGGCGGCGGTGAAGGGCAGAAAGTAGGATACCACGGCGCCCGCGGCGGGCAGCCATTCATGGGGCGAAAGGTGGTGGGGCCCGATGGCTGCCGGTTCTTTCAGGCGGGCGAAGAGCGGGTCGTCGGGCGCGGCGACGCCCATGAGCGGCGGGTCGAAAATTTGCAGGCCGCCGAGCGACGGCACCCGGTTCAGCGGGCTTTCGGCCGCGAAGTTCGCCGCCGCCGCCGCTAATTGTTCAAGCCGCATGTTATCATCTCCTTTACTGGATAAGGGAATAGTTGGCGACCGTGCGGCCGGATTCCTTCTGCGGGCAGACGCGAAAAAGCGCGACCGGCGTCTTACAAATTGACGCCCGGTTATTACTTAATCCGCGAATGCGGCGTAAAATGCCCTTAGTTTGTATTTGTTTTCTTGAAAGCGGCCTGCAATGATAGTAAAATATTGGTGATGATCAAAGGCGGGAGAGCGATTATGGCGACAACGAACGAGAAGGCTACGGTGAGCGCCCGGGTGAATGTGACGGCGGTGAAGGCTCTGAAGAATCTCAAGGTTCCCCTGTCGGATGTTATCGAGGCCGGCGTTTTCCATTTCCTGCTGCTGGACGATTTCGCCAAGGTGAAGTTTCTCATCCAGAATAATGAGGATGTCGTCAATCTGAAGAATCTGGCGGCGGCATACGGCGAGGAAAACGGCAACTCGTGGCCGGAGATCCTCCGCGCCGTCCTCGATCCCGGTCCGGACGGCGATGTGAAGAGCGCGGTGCGGGAGCTGAAGGCGGTGGCCAAGAATGTTGACGACCGCGGCGATGAGGTTTTTTTCCGCAAACGGATCGCCGGTCTGGATACGACCGCGCTTCTGCAGGAGGCTCATCTGCACATGCTGAGGAGCTCTTTCGCGGCGGCGCTGGTGCTGTATGAGAGCGCGGTCAGACATTTCGAGGCCGAGGGCAACGAGCAGGAAACGGGCAAGACGCTTGCTTTGATCGGCCGCTGCCAGCAGAGCCTCGGCCGTTACGCGGACGCGCTCGACGCTTACGAGCGGGCGAGGCGCGTGCTGGAGCAGCAGGACCTGCCCCACGAGCTGGCCCGCATCTTCTATGACCGGGGTACGTGCTACCAGTTGACCGGCCGCTACGATGAGGCCTGCGCCTCGTTCGAGGAAGCCCGCGTCATTTTCGAGGGCCTCGGCAATTACGAGGAGGTGCGCCGGTCGTTTGCGGGCATCGGCGCTTGCCTGAACTTCATGGGCGATAAGAAACGGGTGCTGGAGTTTTTCGATCTTTTTATCGCCAGGATCCTCCGCCAGAAAGAGCTCGTTCTCGCCGGCATGGCCGCGGAAAGCCGGCGATCGCCGCCTAACGAGGAAGGAAATTGACCGTCCGGGCCGAATGATATTAAGAATGCCAAATAAGCCAAATAATAACGAGGTGTATGACATGTTCAAAGCCGCCAGGATCCTGCCCGTTATCCTTCTCCTGCTCGTCCTGCTGACGCTGCCGGCGTTCGCCGCCGAGGAAGAGGACAGGTATTTCCCCCTGAGCAACGCGACCAAGGATACTTTCAGTACTTATTACCTGGATCTGAAGACTCTCCAGCATGTGCCGGCCGACTCCGCCTTCGACTTCGCCAAGCATCCGGAGCAGCTGTACAAGGACAAGGGTTATCTCCAGGCCTGGGTGAAGGTCGAGTACGAAAAGAACGGCGCCAAGGAAGTGGTCGAATCCCTTAAGATGCAGGAGCGGAATGTCGCCGGTTATGAAAAGCTGGCTTTCTCTCTCCAGCTACTGCGGGTGAAGCCCGCGTCCAAGGAGGTGGCGCTGCTCGAACAGGCCGACTATGACAAGAACGGCAAACTCCTCGGCCGTATCGTTCATCCCACCGATCGGTGGGTACCTTACGAGGTCGAACCGCGAATCAAGGAAATCTGCGAAAAGCTGACGGTGGCCCAGAGGGCGTTTTACGCCAACGGGGGCCGCTGATATACCTGACGGCGATTTTGCCGACAACGATGATGGGAGTGGTGGGTGTGAGTAAGACGAGACTGGTGATCGGCCTTATGCTGCTGGGGGTGCTGCTGGCTTTTTCCGCGCCGGCGGCGGCGTCGCCCTTCGACCCTTCGGTCGTGAAGGTGTCGGTGGACGATTCCCTGTGGAATAGCTATCATATAGCTCCGGAACCGCAGAGCGGCGACACCATCACCCTCCACCGCATTATTAAAGCGGAGGTGACCATCCTCACCACCGGCAACCGGGAGTTCGCCACCCATGTTTTCACCCCCAAGGATGATAAGCCGCACCGGTTCACCATCCCCCACGGGGTAACGAACCTTAAGGTTCGCCTGAAGACCTGGACCGCCGACGATGTCGTGTGGACGACCCTGGTCGATCTCAAGGATATCGGCGACAATCTGGTCGTGAAGGCGGTACGGTCCTATCAGGCGGTCTATACTCCGGGCTTCTAACGACCAACCAACCGGACAAAAACCAAGGCAAAAAAGCCTTGGTTTTTTTGTGCCTGTGCGACTTTGAGAAAAATTTCACTTTTTTTTGCTCCAGCATATGGACTTTTTTCACAAAACAGGTTATAATCAAGTTGTGTGAATGTTATAACTTTCACTTATGGGAGGTCAAGCATCATGCTCCCCAAAGCCGTGATCGTTATCCTCGGTTTACCGTTCGCGCTGTTCTGTTGTCTGCTCGTGCCAGTGGCTTTCCTGACGGTCTTTGCCTGTTCGCCGCTCGTCTACGCCTACCGGTGCGTCACCGAGCCTATTCAGGCCGGCTGCGCCGCTTCGCGGATCGCCCATCCACCATCTGCTTAACTGCCCCTTCCGTATAAACACCCCGCCTTGTCTTGTTTTGTTTGTTTCGGTTTCGCTTTGGAGCGAAGCCTATTTTTTTCGCCGCCGGCCGGTTGGAACTTTTCTCCGGCCGGAAATATGGTACAATAGTGGTAAAGTTCTTTGAGGGGGTAACCACTGTATGATCAACCGGAAAACGGTCTCTATCCTTGTGCTGGCGCTTTTTGCGGCGATGCTGCTCGCGGCGCCGGTGTGCTCCGCGGCGTCCCAGGATTTGGACAAGCCGACCAGGATGCTGTTGAAGGTCGATGTCGTCGACACGAATATGTTCTGGTCTTATCCCTATATTAGCCGTGACGGCAAGGCGAGGGTGCCGGCCGCGATCCAGGTGGTGTGGAGCACCACGAGCGGTCTGGATTCAAAGACGGAGACCATGGCGGTCGCGAAGAGCGACCGCGGCCAGGTGGCGATAACGACCGAAAAGGATGCGTTCGTGGATATCGAGGTGCAGGTGGTGGACGCCAAAAAAACGATTTTGGGCAAGGCCAGCCTGCAGGTCCGCAACACCGGCAAGGATGTGGCGTTTGTCGTCAATGTTCCGGATATCACTTCCCCGGTCATCGAGCTCCAGTAAGCTGATTTACCGGTGGGATAAAAGGGTCTGCAGCCGATGCTGCAGACCCTTTTATCCCACCGGGAGGCTACCGCGGCCAGAATTCCCGGCCGCCGGCCGCTTTTACGAGCAGCCGCTCGGTAAGGACCGCGGCGAGGTTTTCGGCTTCGCCGTCGGCCGCCCAGTCGTCGAAGTAGTCTTCCCGGCCTTTGATGTCGATGATTTTTCCGCTGTCCGCCTTGAAGCCGATGAGGCGCATTTCCAGGTCTGTCCTGAGCTTGAGGTCGCCTTCGAGGTTCCTTAGTTGGTATTCGCCCAGGTCGGTTATGATGAACCCGAGGATGAGGTCGGCGTCGAGCTTGGCCGCCAGTTGCCCAAGGCCGGCCAGGTCGGGCCGCCGGGGATCGAGGGCGCCGTTCGGCGGCAGGGCCGCAGTTATTTCGGCGGCCGGGATTATTTCGTATTTTTTGACGAACGAGGGAAGCGGCGTATGGAACCACGCGGCTATGGTCGCGGTTATCCTGGCCTTGACCGCGGGCAGTTCGCGGGCTTTTGCGGTGGCGGCGACAGGCAGGAGGGCAATCCGCCGCGCGTCGCCGGCGGCGCAGACCGGCGAGCCTAGCGGCGTCAGCAGGGCGAATGCCAGTAACAGGATAAGGACTTTTTTCATGTCGTCACCACCCGTACTATTTTCTCAGCGTCTGCGGCCGGATACGCCGCAGCGTCCGAGCTGGCTGAGGAATACGCGCACTATTGCGGGGTCGAACTGGGTGCCGGCGCAACGCCCGATTTCCGCCACGGCTTCGTCGTGGGTCATGGCTTTGCGGTAGGGACGGTCGCTGGTCATGGCGTCGTAAGCCTCGACTACGGCGAGGATGCGGCATTCGCGGGGGATCTGGTCGCCGCTGAGCCCGACGGGGTATCCGCCGCCGTTCCACCACTCGTGGTGCTTCAGTATCCATTCGGCGACAGGCAGAAGCTCGCTCGATGACTGGGCGATCCGGTAGCCTATCTCGCAGTGTCGCCGCACTTCCGCCCGTTCCTCGGCGGTGAGCGGTCCGGGCTTGCGGAGGATGTGGTCGGGAACGCCGACTTTGCCGATGTCGTGGTATTTTGCCAACAGCCGCATGGCGGCGACGGATGCTTCCGGCAAGCCCAGGCCGCGGGCCAGCCGTAAGGCCAACCGGCCTATCTTGTCAGCGTGTTCGTCGGCGAAAAAGTCCCGCTCTTCGAGGAGCTTTATGGCTGTCTGCACTATGGCGCTACGGGTGCCGTGCGATTGGCTGAGTTTTTCGCGGTACATGTTGTTGTCGGCTTCGCGGAGCAGGGCACGGATGCTTTCGCCGCACCGCCGCCCGACCGCGTGGCCGAGGGACAGGCTTAGGTACACGCCTGTTTGCGTGTCGTTGTATGCCTCGATGGCATCCCGCACCCTGCGGCAGGCGGCCTCGACCGCGCGGTCGGTGGCGTCGGGCATGAGGACGGCGTATTCGTCGCCGCCTATGCGGGCGACGATGTCTTCCCGGCGGAAAGCATCTTTGAGTATTTTCGCCGCAGCTACCAGCATGATGTCGCCGACGGCGTGCCCCATGGCGTCGTTGATGAGCTTCAGGCCGTTGATGTCGCAGACGATTATGCCGACAGGCCCGTCGCCCGCGTTCTCGCGCCGGTCGAGTTCGGCCTCGAAGTAGGCGCGGTTGTAAAGAGAGGTCAGGCCGTCGCGGGTGCTGATAAACAGTAGTTTGTCCTGTACGCTTTTCTGGGCGGTAATGTCCATGATGACGCCTTCGACGTACAGGGGCGGCCCGTCGGCGCCGCTCACCGGCCGGGCCCGTTCGATGACGGTGCGCGCGCCGCCGTCTTTGCGGGTGATGCCGTATTCGACCTCGAACGGCCGGTTGTCGTCGATCGCGCCCTGGCAGGCCGCCTCCACCCTTTCCCTGTCGGCCGCCGCCACGATTCCCCCCAGCGGGCACAGCCCGCCGCCGGTCAGTTCTTCCGGGCGGTAGCCGGTGATGGCCTGGAGCATGGCGTTGAAAAAGCGGACCCGGCCGTTTTCGCGGAGAAAGACACGGTAGACGATGCCGGGGAGGTTTTCGGCCAGCGTGCGGTATGAAGCTTCGCTTTCCCGCAGCGCCGCTTCCGCGCGGGTCCGTTCCGCCAGTTCTCCTTCAAGGGCCTCGTATAGCCTGGCGTTGCTGAGGGCAAGGGAGGCGAGTTCGGCGAACTGCTTGAGGATGACGGTCTCTTCGGCGCTGAAGGTCCGGTCGGTGGCGATACGGGCGAGGCAGAATACGCCAAGGACTTCCTCCCCCCTCTTGAGCGGTATGCCGATCCAGGCGCGCACGGCATCGTGGCCGGGGTCGGGGTTGCGGCCGGGTTCCGTGCTGTAGTCGTCGGTAACGAAGCTTTGGCCGCTCTGCCATATCCGTCCCGACATTTCTTCGCCAGGCTTGAGCTGTTTGCCGATAACCCCGCGATAGAAACCCCGGGCGACTTTGACTTCCATGCGGCTGGCGCCTGGTGCGGCCAGGTAAAAGTAGCCGTGTGGGGTTTCCACCAGTTCGCAGGCGCCGTCGAGGATGTTGGCCAGCAGTTCCTGCGCTTCGAAGCGGGTCATCAGGCGGACCGACAGCATATGGAGCAGTTCCAGGTGGCGGTTCTGCCGGCGAAGAAGTTCTTCGACGCGGGCGCGTTCGGCGAGTTCGTTCTGCAGCTTGGCGTATAGCCGCGCGTTGCCGACGGCGATGGAGGACAGCTCCGCGAACCGCTGGAGCAGGGCTTTTTCTTCCTCGCCGGGAAGATAGTTTTCCGCCATGATGTTGAAACCGAGGACGCCGATAACTTGCCGGTCGCTCCATAAAGGCACGCCGACGATCGTTCCCGCGACGCCCGTCGCCCCTTCCCCGCCGGGGCCTGTTTGCCACACCCTCTGTTCGGCGGCAATAGCGCCCTCCTGCCAGACCTTGCCGACAAAACCTTCCCCGGGGCGGCGGCGCGCGCCGAGCTGCGACCGGTGGTGGCCGACGCCGACCTTCATTTCCATCGTTTCGCCGTCGTCGGCAAGAATGTAGAGAAAGGCGTTCGGGGTATGAAGAAGGCCGGCCGCTCGGACGGTTATCTCTTCGAGCAGCGAGTCAAGGTCCCGGCGGCGCATGAGGCCCAGAGCTATGCGGTGCAGCGCTTCCAGGTATTCGCTTTGCAATTGGAACGCGGACAGTTTTTGCTGGCGGAACGCGGCGCCGTCGGTTTCCATTGACTCCCCCACCCTGTGCTGGTAACGTGTGGTTTTTGGTTACTCATTCGACAGGCCATGTATTTTCCCTGCCATTGTCTGCCTGCTGCGGACTGACTTCTTTTCGTAGGTTGCCCAAGCCGTGCGCCCGGCCTGGTAAATAACCGTTAAAGGGGAACTCCCGACTTTAGCCGGAGCTCCCCTTTGCGTTTACCGCCGGAAGGTTCTTTCGTTATTGAGCTGCTGGCTGCGGTGTTTTTTCGCCAGTTCCTCATGGTTGACCGGGTTGACTTTTTCGCCGAATTCCTTGGCCAGCAGGGCTTCGATCTCCTCGGGGCGGAGCGTCTGAGTCTTTACCTCGTTCCATTTTTCCATCATTAATCACCCCTTGACAAAAGGCAGGCCGCCGCCCATGGCATGCCCGGGAACCTGCCTTGCGTATTAGCGCCCGGTAGATTCCGCCGGCACTCTGTGGTTATTATGAGCCGCCGGCGGGAAAAGATGCTACCCGCGCGGCGAAAATTCCTCTTCGGCTGCGGCCAGCCGCCTGACCTGGGCGACGACGAGGGCAGCGGTGACGAGCGCGGCGCCGAAGTCGGCGATCGGCCCGGCGAGCCATACACCCTGCAGGCCGATGAAGCGCGGCAGGATCAGTAGCGCCGGGATGAGGATGAGAAGCTGCCGGGACATGCTGAGCAGCAGGGAGTGCATGGGTTTGCCGATCGCCTGGAAGAAGCCCGCCCCCATGACCTGGAAGCCGATGACGGGCAGCATGGCCATGAATATTTTAAGCCCGGTCGCGCCCAGGGCGATGAGGTCGGCTTCGGAGCTGAACATGCGGATGATATAGGCGTCGAACAGTTCGACGATGACGAAGCCGGTGACGGCGACGGCGGTGGCGGCGATGCTGCCCTTGATCACCGCTTCCCTGACCCGCCTGAAGTTTTTCGCTCCGTAGTTGTAGCCGATGACCGGCTGGGTACCCTGGCTGATGCCGAAGATGGGCATGAGGACGAGCAGCGAGACGCGGTTGATGATGCCCATCGCGGCCACGGCCGTCTGCCCGCCGTGGATGATGAGGATGTTGTTGAACAGGCCGGCGACGAAGCTGGCGGCAATCTGCATGAAGAAGGCCGACGAGCCCATGACGACGATTTTTGCGATAAGCCGCCGGTCGGGCGCCATGTTGGCGCCGCGCAGCCGAAGCAGGCTCCGCCGGCTGCGGAAATGGGCGATCACCCATGCGGCGGATACGGCCTGCGAGATGACGGTGGCGAGCGCCGAGCCTTTGATGCCGAGGCCGAGGACGAAGATGAACAGGGGGTTGAGGAGGGTGTTGAGGAAGGCGGACAGGATCATCGTCATCATGGCGATGCGGGGGTGGCCTTCGGCGCGGATGATGTTGTTGAGCCCAAACCCGGTGAACATGAAGACGCTGCCGGCGAGGATGACGGAGGTGAAGTCGCGGGCGTATGGCAGTACGGTCTCTTCCGCTCCAAGGAGGGCGAGGACGGGGTCGAGGAAGGAAAGCAGGACGGCCGACATGCTCACGGCAACCGTCAGTCCGAGGACGAAGGCGTTGCCGAGGATTTTTTCGGCTTCGGCGATGTTCTGCTGGCCGATGCGGATGGATACGAGGGTGGTAGCGCCGACGCCGACGAGCATGCCGAAACCCATGAAGGCGATCATTATCGGGAAGGCGATGGTGACCGCCGCCAGGCCGACAGCGCCCACGCCGTGGCCGACGAAGATGCTGTCGACGATGTTGTAGAGGGCGTTGACGAGCATGCCGGTGATGGCGGGCACGGAGAAATCCCAGATGAGGGTACCGATGTTTTTTCGTCCCAGGCTGCTGCGGTCGTCCGTTGCTTGGCGCGCGTTTGCCGGCAATATGTCCCCCTCCTTTCGTTCTAATTTAGTATTGGCTTATTGTTTTTCCGGTTCTCATGGGAATAAGCAGCAAACAAGGCCTCCGGGCTTTCCCGGAAGCCTTGCGCGAAGAGCGCTAGAGAAATTTGGGGCAGCCTGGGGTTAGCGGGGCCGGGCGCCGAGCCACTCGCGGACGACGCCGACGACCGGGGTGTAGTAGAGCAGGCATGCGATCACCGCGCCGCCGGCGGAGCTGACGGCGAAGGGGATGACGAAGAACAGGGCGCCAGCCTTGGAGCCGATGAGGTATTTGGCGACCGGGAAGGCGACCAGCGCGCCGATGAGGCCGGTGCCGACGAGTTCGCCGACCGCCGCCCAGAGGATGCTGTTGGTCCGGCGGTAGAGGATGCCGGCGAGCGCGGCGCCGATCATGCTGCCGGGGAAGGCGAGCAGCGAGCCCGTGCCGAGGAAGTTGCGCAGGAGCGAGGTGGCGAAGGCGGCGTTGACCGAGTATCTGGTGCCGAGAAGCACGGCCAGCAGGATGTTGATGGCGTGCTGGACGGGGAAGCATTTGGAGACGCCCACGGGGATGTAGACAAGTTGGGCGGTGAGTACGCCGAGGGCGACGAACAGGGCGGTGAAGGTCAGTTTTCTGATGTCCACGGTCAATCCTCCCGTGTTTCAGAGATTTTCGCGTGACTGACGAGGAGCTCGGGCGTCAGATTGAAGACGGCGTCGAAGAGTTTGACGCGGAAGGTGCCGATGCCGTCCTCCGGGCCAAGCGACCGGTGGGCGAGTTCGCCGGCGACGCCCATGACCACGAGGCCGGTAACGGCGGCGGCGTAGGGCGAGGCGCCCGCTCCCAGGCAGCAGCCGATCAGCGAGGTGGCCATGCAGCCCGTGCCGGTGACGCGCGCCAGCCAGGGGTGGCCGTTGGCGATGCGGCAGACGCGACCGGCGCCGGCGACGATGTCGGTCCGGCCGGTGAGGGCTACGACGCAGCCGAGGCGACGGGCAAGGCCGGCGGCAACGGCTTCGCCGCCGGGTTCGTCGGCGGCCGAGTCAACGCCGCGAATGGCGGCGCTGAGGCCGGCGACGGTTTTGATTTCCGCGGCGTTGCCTCTGATTACCGCCGGGCTGGTTTCGCGAACGATGCGGCCGGCGGCGTCGGTGCGGGCCGGGGTGGCGCCGGCGCCCACCGGGTCGAGGATTATGGGGACGCCGAGGTCGCCGGCCCGCCGGCCGGTGGCGATCATGGTGTCGACGGCGGCGGCGTTGAGGGTGCCGATGTTGAGGACCAGGGCACCGGCTTTGGCGACCATGTCGGTGGCTTCGCCGGGGTCGGCGGCCATGACGGGGGAGGCGCCGCAGGCGAGGGTGATGTTGGCGCTGTCGTTGGCGGTGACGTAGTTGGTCAGGTGATGGACGAGGGGGGTGTTCGCCTTTATGGCGGCAAAGGTGGCGGCGATTTCCTGCAAAAGCTCCATTGATCGATCTACCTCCCTGGAAGCGGGTATGGGAAACGGGCGGTTAAGCGGCGCAAACCGTAAAAGGCGCCTCCCCGTAAGGATGCGCCCCGAAAGCGAACAATGAGCAGCTATCCCTCCGCTGGCATTACCCAGATCAGGTTAAGGGTCATAGGCGGTCGGGCCTATTTCTCAGCCGGCTCCTCCGGCTCCCCCAGCCGATATCCAGTTGTTTCGTCGTGCCTTCTGCTTAATTATAACCATATCCGGCCGATTTTTCCATACTTTAACGGCAACTTTCGCCGGCCGTGCCAAAAATTCTCACTTGGACGTGCGCCCGAGCCTAGGCCAGGAGGCGATTTACGATCGCCTCGATGTGTATCCGGGTGGTGTCGAGGATGATGGCGTCCAGGTCGCCGTCCTTGATTATCAGCGGCAACTCGGTGCAGCCGAGGATGAGGGCGTCGGCGTTTTCGGCGGCGAGCATCCTCCTGGCGATCCGCAGCACTGTGTTTTTGTCCTCGGGGAGGACGATGCCTGCCTGGAGGTTCGGGAAGATGACGTTGTGGATGGCCTGCTGCTCTTCCACGGTGGGAACGAAGGCGTCGATGCCGTATCTGGCGAACGCGTCCGCGTATAGCCCGCTGCTCATCGTGAAGGCGGTGCCGAAGATGATTACGCGGCGGCAGCCGCCGTCCCGCGCCTTCTTGCATGTTTCCTCGACGATGCTGACGAGGGGCAGCGGGGAGCGGGCGCTGACCGCGTCGAAGACGATGTGGGCGGTGTTGGCCGCCATGGCCGCGAATTCGGCGCCGCCGGCGGCCAGGGTTTCGACCGAGGCGACAAGGCGGTCGGTGAATTCGGGCCAGGTTTTGTTCGCCGCCAGGGCATACATTTCGTCGAGGTTGAGGCTGTCGATGACCATGAGGGGGTAGCTGACGCCGCCGGTTTTGTCCCGGTAGGCGTCGATTATCCCCTTGTAGTAGTCGAGCGTGGACGCGGGGCCGATCCCGCCCACCAGTCCGAATTTTTTCATCACCAGCACCTCCGCCACCGGGATAACTTACTAATACTTCGATTATATCACAGCAGGCGATGAAAAAGACAAACCCAGGTTGCCGAGAAGCCCCGGACTTCGCCGGGGCTTCTCGTGCGGTCTATTTTCTGTAGATTTCGCTCCTGACGCCCTCCCCCGCCCCGTCCTGCCGGAAGGCGAACGCCGGGTTGGCGCCGGCGACGAAGCCGGCCAGCCAGGCCCGGTAGAGCCGCGCCATCGCCTGTTCGTTGGCGCCGGCCCGCCGCCAGTTCGGCTGTTGGAGGCAGACGCGCGTCTCCCAGGTTATGCTGTCATCCGCCGAGGCGATGACAGTGTCAGCCTGGTCGCAGGGCATGCCGTTCAGGTAGTGGTCGCCCAGGGCCCGGTAGATGCCCGGGGCGATAGTCAGGTCGTGCTTGCCCTGGGCTTTGGCGCTCTCGCCGGTGAGGCGGCCGTGGTCGGCGAAGGCCTGCTCAAGGAGGTCGGCCGCCCCGTCGCCGCAGGTGTCGAGCAGTTCGCTGACAAAGGCGGCTTCGCGGGTTTCGGCGATTTTAATCTGGCGCTGCAGCCAGCCGTGGATGTTGTCGTGGTCGATGAGTTCGCCCAGGTCGGTGTCGGGCAGCGGCCAGCCGTAGGTCTGCCTGACTTGTTCCTGAAGCTCCTCGGCGACGGAGCCGCACAGCGCGGCCGCCCGTTCGCGGAGGTAGTCCTCCCGCCGGCCGACGAGGCGGATCTTGCCGTAGAGCCAGTAGTGGATGGGGCCGATGAAGGCGCTCATTGTTTTTCCTCCTTAAGCGCGACTTTGTTCAGGGCGACGGTCAGGTCGCTTACTTCGAGCCCGTGGATGCCGGCCGCTTTTTCCAGCGCTTCGCCGGCGGCCGAGGGGCAGCCGAGGCAGCCCATGCCGAAGCCGCGAAGAACGGGGATGGTCTCGGGGTATACCCGGATGATGTCGGCGATGATGCTGTCGGCGGCGATGGAGTCGCCGGCTTTTAGCCTGGGTTCGTCGCCAGTACGGGCGGGAACGGGGGCGTCATGGGCGGCGGCGGGCGCAGCGGCGGACGGGGCGGCGGCAAATTCGGCGAGTACGTCGACGCGGAATTTTTCGAGTCCGATGCGGTCGATAAACTGGCCCAGCCGCTCGATGTCGGCGTGCCGCTTGTAGTAGCCGACGATGATGTCGACGAGCCTGAGGGTGGCGTCGTAGTCGAGGCCGGCGGCGAGCTTGTCGGCCAGCCGGGGATGCGCGCCGGCGCTGCCGCCGACGTAAACGTCCCAGCCCTCGTCGGTGCCGATGA is a window of Selenomonadales bacterium 4137-cl DNA encoding:
- the thiM gene encoding hydroxyethylthiazole kinase produces the protein MELLQEIAATFAAIKANTPLVHHLTNYVTANDSANITLACGASPVMAADPGEATDMVAKAGALVLNIGTLNAAAVDTMIATGRRAGDLGVPIILDPVGAGATPARTDAAGRIVRETSPAVIRGNAAEIKTVAGLSAAIRGVDSAADEPGGEAVAAGLARRLGCVVALTGRTDIVAGAGRVCRIANGHPWLARVTGTGCMATSLIGCCLGAGASPYAAAVTGLVVMGVAGELAHRSLGPEDGIGTFRVKLFDAVFNLTPELLVSHAKISETRED
- a CDS encoding DUF1858 domain-containing protein, whose product is MLPKGANLQKIRNGVRTYAVTPHLPGGFVKPETLETYARVAREYGGTLKLTSAQRIMITGLKAEDIDNVWAELGMQPAMGFANCVRSVKICPGIAFCKRGKQDSVKLGLELDRRYIKKEMPSRLKIGVSGCPNSCAEAIIKDIGVIGTDEGWDVYVGGSAGAHPRLADKLAAGLDYDATLRLVDIIVGYYKRHADIERLGQFIDRIGLEKFRVDVLAEFAAAPSAAAPAAAHDAPVPARTGDEPRLKAGDSIAADSIIADIIRVYPETIPVLRGFGMGCLGCPSAAGEALEKAAGIHGLEVSDLTVALNKVALKEEKQ
- a CDS encoding amino acid racemase, producing the protein MKKFGLVGGIGPASTLDYYKGIIDAYRDKTGGVSYPLMVIDSLNLDEMYALAANKTWPEFTDRLVASVETLAAGGAEFAAMAANTAHIVFDAVSARSPLPLVSIVEETCKKARDGGCRRVIIFGTAFTMSSGLYADAFARYGIDAFVPTVEEQQAIHNVIFPNLQAGIVLPEDKNTVLRIARRMLAAENADALILGCTELPLIIKDGDLDAIILDTTRIHIEAIVNRLLA